ATTCTTGGGCGCAGTGATTTCCTCTGGCTGACTGTCGTTAGGTGGTGTGCTCAAGATGTTTCCAATTCTTTGATGACGCGGGCTGCGGCTGCTGAATCGAGCAGACCACGCTGCTCCGCTTTGCGGGCCGCATCGACCAGACGCTCAGTCATGATTCGTCCTCGAGAACCCAACAGGGCGCTTTCCACACCCATGGCTGGAATACCTTCAATGTAGCCGCTGTCCCAAAGAGGCACTTTCCGCTGTTCAATCTCGACCGTGTCCGGGAGCCGGCTGCGGACCCTCCGAGGGGTGACCACCCTGATTTTGCGGAGGTTGACCTGACCCAAGCCGTAGGCGGCGAGCACAGATTCGTCGGCGAGTACAGCTTCTTCTCCTCCGAGGGCTACGGCTTCAGCGAACTCGTCGAGGTTGCTGGAAGGGGCTTCGATCATCCGGTACACGCCGTGCCCTATGCGCCGCAGGGCTCCTCGCGCAGTCAATTTCCGGAGCTCCACGGGCGGCACTCCTGCTTCGCGCGCGCTGGCCACTGTGATGACGCCATGGGTGTCGTAGGCAAGTTCCCTCAGGATCTGCCGGTACGAACTAGTCAGCCTCACGGCAAAAGCGTACCGCTTTCGGTACGCTTGTGCCATCCTTACGGCCATTTTGGTCATCATCTCATCCTCGCCCGCAAGTCGGTCCACCATGGCCGTCCGAACGCCCAGCTTGTCGACGAAGTCCAATTATCCGAGGCGTTCGAACACCATCGTTGCCTGAATGCGGTCCCCGCCAGCGATCATCCCCTTGCTCCCGCTGCTCGCCGTGGTGATGGTGTGGAGCCGGTAGCCCTTCGCGGCCTGATCGTTGATGGCCTTCTCCAGAGAGGTCAGATTGCCCGAACCGGTTCCCCAGAGTTTCTCCTTAAGGATCACTTGCAGGACGACATACTGCTGCATGATGCGACTTCCTTCCGTTGCTGGTCAATTGGGGGCAATGCTACTCAACCCGGTGGCGCGGGCGGCCGCGCTTCTTAACCGCTGACTGTCCCCGCCGTTAGCCGGCCAATAGCGCTGCTTTCCAGATTCTCCAGAAGGTGCCGTGGATTGTCGTAGACCTCCGCGGCGCCTGCGTCACGCAGTTCTCCCTCGCTGATACCACCGCAGGTGAGGGCGATAGCGGGAACGCCAATTGCCGCAGCAGCCTTCACGTCCCAGACAGCATCGCCAACAAAGACGACGTCCGCTGGATCGAGTTCCAACTTCTTCAGGCACGCCAGGAGGATATCTGGGGCAGGCTTGCTTTCGTCCGCGTCATTGGAGCTGGTCCACGCGTCAATGGACCCACCGGCGTCGAGGAGCCGCCTGCTGACGTCAAGGTCGCGCTCTTGCGCTGACGACGCCAGCCCAACCGCCAGCCCGGAATCGGAGCAGGCTGCAAGGAGGTCCCTGGCGGAGTCGAAGGCGCGTAATGACGGCCAGAATGTCGAAAACACAGCTCCGTGCGCGGATTTCAATTCCTTTTGCATGTCTTCCGGACAGTCCGGAACCAGGTGCTGGACCAGCTTGTCGCCGCCCATTCCGACGCTGCGATGAATGTCGGAGATCTGGACGTCCAAGCCTTCGCGCCTGAACGCCTGCCACCAGGCGAGGGCGTGGAAGTAGCTGGAGTCTATCAACGTCCCATCGACGTCGAAGAGGACACCGCGTTTCTTGGAGTTGGAGTTCGCTGGAGTAGACATTTAGTAAGTCTACTTATCACCGCCATGCGCGGAAACTGGACGCGCTCTTCGACATATTGCGTAACGCCGGAAATACGCGTCTGCAACATCTTGTTGGCGGGAGTATGACAACAATCGGAATCATCGGTGCAGGACACATTGGCAGCCAGGTTGCGCGTAAAGCGGTTGAACTCGGCTACGACGTCGTGATCAGCAATTCGCGGGGGCCGGAAACCCTCGCGGACCTGGTCACAGAACTCGGGCCGCGGGCCCGGGCCGCGACGGCGGCTGAGGCAGCAGCGGCAGGTGATTTCGCCGTCGTGACCGTTCCCCTGAAAAACTATCAAGACATCCCGGCGGGACCGCTCGAAGGCAAGATCGTCATCGACACCAACAACTATTACTGGGAGCGCGACGGCCGTATTCCCGCGCTCGATAACGGCGAGACCACCACCTCGGGCCTGCTCCAGAAGCACCTGCCCACATCCAAGGTGGCCAAGGGCTTCAACCACATCTTCGCCAAGGACATCACTACCGATGGCACTCCAGCCGGCACGCCCAACCGCCGCGCATTGGCCACAGCCAGCGACTTCCCGGAGGCCGCCGAACGCGTGACCAAGCTGTACGACGAGTTCGGTTTCGACACCGTCAACATCGGGCCGCTCGAAGACAGCTGGCGCGTCGAGCGCGATCGCCCGGCCTACGTCATCCGTCAGAACGCGGACGAACTTCGCGAAAACCTCGCCAAGGCGACCCGCACCGCCTGATAGACCGCACCATCTCATAACAAAACACGCACGACGGCGGCAGGCGGCTTACGCCTGCCGCCTCCTTTGTGCTGGGGTGCTGTGGGACTACCACTCCACGACGGGTGGGCACGATTTGCGGCCAAGATTTGGGCCGAATCGCATCACGAATTGGACGCTGGACGCACAAAAGGAGTGGCTGCCTCCCAGGAAGCCCGGCGCATAGGGCATTCCGGGAGGCAGCCGCGCCAATTAAGCCCTGAATCCGAGGAGTTGCTATGTCTACCCAAACTGAGAAATGGCCTGCAGGAACACCCGCGTGGGTGGATCTGGGGGTCGATGACCTCCCTGCCGCCAAGGCCTTCTACTCGGAGTTGTTTGGCTGGGATTATCTCTCCGGCGACGAAGAAGCCGGGGGCTATCTACTGGCCCAACTGGATGGACAGGCTGTTGGCGGGACTGGGCCCCAAGCAGGATTCCAACATGCCAACTGCCTGGACCACGTATCTGGCCTCGGACAATGTTGACACCACGTGCAAAGAAGTAGCGGCTGTTGGTGGCCAACTCATCGCTCCTCCCTTCGATGTAATGGATTCGGGGCGCATGGCAATTGCCGCGGACAGCGTTGGTGCAGTCTTTGGCATCTGGCAGGCGGGAAGCCATATCGGGGCGGAGCGCGTCAACGAGCACGGGGCATTGTGCTGGAACGAACTCCACACCCGCGGCTACGCGCTGGCCCGGTCCTTCTATGCCGATGTTTTTGGCTTCACCTACCAGGACATCGACCAGGACGGATTCATTTACGCAACCGCCAAGCGGGCCACTGATGGCCGAGAAGTGGGCGGCATTCAGCACGACACCGAAATGGCCGAGGGCGCGCCGAATCATTGGCTGGCCTGGTTTGCCAGCGACCATGTAGATCGAACCGCCGCAACCGCCGTGGAAGTGGGCTCTTCGGCATTGGTCCCAGTCACAGACAGCCCCATGGGGCGGATGGCAATCCTGCAGGCGCCGCAGGGAGAAATCTTCGGCATCATCGACGCGCCCCGGACCAAGGATTAAGCCCGGACCAAGGACTAAACCCGCACCAACAAGTAATCCTGGACCAACGGCTACGTCAGGACAGGGTCCAAGGCTTCGCTGATGACCTCATGGGCGTGTGCCGCAGCGAGCGGCGCGGCGAGCCGGTGCACTGCCTGGAAGGTCCGGCGGACTTCCGGCCCATGCCACTCTGGCGGAAGGTAGTCCGACGGCAGGTTGGGGTCCCGGTAAGGGAACTTGCGCCACAAGGTGAGCATCGGAATGTAGTAGCGGAAAGCGTCGCGCCGCACCTCGGCCGTGGAATCAGCCAGGGCCGCCTCAGGGTCGGTGCCCACCAGGTCAATCCACTGCTGCTCTGCGCCCCGGTAGATCTCAAGGAACTCCGTGAACTGTTCATCGAGTTCCTTGAGATCCCACCATTCGGAGATCTTGGGCCGCATGGGGCCATCGAAAACATAGTCGCTGCGGAAGAGGTCCACGAACTCGATGAGCCCGCTGGCAGTGAGGCGTTCGCGAGCTTGCTCCAGCTTGTGTGCTGGAGCAATCCATACACCGGAAGCCACGGACCCAAATCCCAGGCTGGACAAGGCGGACCTCAGCTGGTGCCGGCGGTTCCGCATCGATTCGGGCACGGAGAACACGGCGAGCACCCACGTATCCACGGGAGCTGGCTGTTCGGGGGCGAAGATCCGCCGATCACCTTCACGGAAGACGTCGCTCACCGATTCGGCAATCTTGTACTTGGCAATGCCGCCTTCGCGGACGCTCTTCAGGACACCCTTGGCCTTAAGCCTGGAAACGGACGACCTCACACCTGGCGCGTCATAGCCGAGCGTACCGAGCATCGAAACCAGCGCGGAGACCGGCAACGCATCACCGGCATTCCTGCCATAAAGACCGAAGATCGTGACCAGGAGTTGCTGATGGCGCACCGGGGGTGCCGGGACGGCGAACATTGAAGGACCCTCATTTCCGCGCCAGTTAAGGCGCCAGTCATGTTCATCATAGGTGCGGAACCATCAATGGCCGGGAAGGGCGGACCCCGTCCTGCCGATGCTGAGGGCGGCCTTCCTCCGAGATGGCATTTAACCCCAATGCCAAGGCTCAACATTGGGGTTATCTGCCATCTCGCGACGCTATTCGGTGGCACCGCACAGCGCGGACAAAATGTTCCGGCCAAGGCTGCGCGGCGGTGTTGCCGTTGGGGACGTGGACCGTGGTGACCGTCCCGAACGCGGCCACCTCGCTGCCGTCCGACGACGCACCCTGGTGAGTGGCGCCGTCGGACGTTCCGCCAGCATCTTCACGCGAGTGGCCGCGGACCTCGAAGGCCATGGTCAGCGAGGTCCGGCCGAGCGCGTGGATTTTCACCGTGGCGGTGACGCGCTGGCCGAACCAGAGCTTGGCCTTGTAGTTGATCACCTGTTGGACGCGGGGAGCGTTGGGGAAGTAGTCCGGCAGCTCCAGGGAGCGAAACAGCTCTGCTTCGGCGGCTTCCACCCACCTGAGGATCGCCGAGTTGTGTTGGTGGCCGGAGGCGTCGGTGTCCACCCACTCAACCGTCCGCTGAACACTCGCTTCAGGAAACGCGTCCATGATTCTCCTAGCGGGTGCTGACTACCGCGGTCTCGTCGTCCGGATCCGCGACGTCGGCTCCCGCGCTGGGCGCAACAAATGTCACCTCGGGTTGCGGCTTCGGAATCATTGCGACGGCGGCTGCTGCCACCACTGCGATGCCCGCGAAGATCGCGAAGTTGGCCTCGAACGGCAGCTTGGAACCTGCAATCCAACCGCCGATCAGTGGCCCGGAGATCGCGCCCAGACGGGCGAAGCTGAGAGCCCAACCCGTGGCGGTGCCGCGCACCTTGGCCGGGTAGTAATCGGCTATGTAGCCCGTGAGGACCAGCGACGTTGAGATGGAACCGACGCCTGCGAAGGCCACGAAGAGCAGGTTGACCACCATGGTGTTGGGGAAGACGAGGAGCATGATGCCCAGGCCACCCAGGATGTAGAACACCACCAGGATGAGCTTCTTGCCATACTTGTCTGCCGCACGGCCCAGGAGCAGACCGCCGATCGCGGAGGCAAGGCTGAAGACCAAAAGGAACGTCAGGGACGAGCCGAGATCGTAGCCGGCCTTCTTCATGATGCTCGGCAGCCATGTGTTGAGCCCGTAGACGAGCACCAGGCCGCAGAACAACGAAACCCAGAAGAACACCGTGGAGCGCAGGTACTTCCTTGAGAACATCGTGGTGATGGTTTTCCACCACGGATCGGCGGCGTGTGAGGCGGCCTGGGAACCGGACTGTGCTACCGGCGCCACCGGCTGGTAGTCGACGATCTCCAGCTTGGCAGCCAAGGCCTTTGCCTCCGTGTTACGTCCCTTGGACTCGAGGTACTCCAACGATTCCGGGAGGAATTTCCAAATGATGGGCAGCAGGACAATCGGCGCGGCACCAATAGCGATGACCGCCCGCCAGCCACCAACCGGCAGCACGAACATCGCAGCAAGCGCGGCCGCAACGATGCCCAGCGAGTAGCCCGAATACATGAGGCCGTAGTTGTAGGAACGCCTATTGGGAGCTGAGTACTCGATTGTCAGGGCTGCCGCCACGGGGATGACGCCGCCCATGCCTAGTCCCCCAATGAGGCGGAAGATGCCAAACAGCTCGGGCGTGGGAGCCCAGGCCGCACCTGCCTGAGTGATCGTGAAGATGACCATGGAAGCCAACAGCATCTTCTTACGGCCTACGAGGTCGCTGAGAGTCCCGATGAACAGGGCTCCAATAAGCATGCCGATCAAGGCATATGATCCCAGCCCACCCAGGGCAAGCGGGCTGAGGTTCCATTGCTTGTACTCGGCCAGCGCCGGAAGCACTGCCCCCAGAACACCGACGTCGTAACCCTCAGCGAGGATGGCGAGCCAGCAACAAAACAACACCAAGCCGGTGGTGCGCTTGGGCACGTTCCAGTCATTAACCGGTTCGGCGGCCATGGCTACTTCACCAACGCAGATGCAGTGGCGGACGCGGGTGTCCAGCGGAGGTGGGTGGTGGTTTCTTCGGTGTCGGGTTCCTTGAGGAGGGACAGGCGGGGGCGGACGGCGTCGGTGCGGGCGCTTGGGGGTTTGCGGCGGCCGGCGCGGAATTGCGGGATCCATTGTGCGCCGGGGCCGTAGTATTCCTGTTCCGCGGCGGCGTGCAAAGTCCATTGCGGATCGTAAAGGTGTGTACGGCCCAGGGCGATCAGGTCGGCCCGGCCTGCGAGGAGGATGGAGTTCACGTCGTCGTAGCTGGAAATAGCGCCGACGGCGATCACGGCCACGCCTGCCGGAGCGGCCACTTCCTGGCGGATGCGGTCCGCGAACGGCGTCTGGTAGCTGCGGCCGAATGCGGGCTTCTCCTCCTTGGCGACCTGGCCGGTGGAAACGTCCAGGCCGGCGGCGCCGTGCTCCACAAACGCCTTGGCAATCTCGATCGAGTCGTCGGAGGTGTTGCCGCCTTCGATCCAGTCCGTCGCGGAGATACGCACTGTGATCGGCTTGTTGGCAGGCCAAGCCGCGCGGACGGCGTCGAATACTTCCAGCGGGAACCGCAGCCGGTTCTCCAGGTTGCCACCGTATTCGTCGGTGCGCTTGTTGGAAACCGGAGAGAGGAAGGAGGACAGCAGGTAGCCGTGGGCGGCGTGGATTTCCAGGAGGTCAAAGCCTGCCTCATCCGCCCGGACCGCGGAAGCCACGAACTCCGCCTTGATGGCATCCATCCCTGCGCGATCCAGCTCCACGGGGGTCTGGTTTTCGTTGCTGTACGGCAGTGCAGAAGGCCCGACGGCGGTCCAGTTGCCCGATTCGAGGGGCTGGTCGATGCCTTCCCACATGAGCTTGGTGGAGCCCTTGCGGCCTGAGTGGCCCAGCTGCGCGCCGATCTTGGCGGTGGAGCGGGCGTGGACAAAGTCCACGATTTCCTTCCAGCTGTCCCGTTGTTCGTCCGTGTACAGGCCGCTGCAGCCGGGGGTGATGCGCCCCGTTTCGGACACGCAGACCATTTCGGTCATGACCAGGCCCGCGCCGCCGAGGGCTTTGGAGCCGAGGTGGACTTTGTGGAAGTCTCCCGGGATGCCATCGGTGGCGGAGTACATGTCCATCGGGGAGACGATGATGCGGTTCTTCAACTCCAGTTCCCCGATGCGGAAGGGCTGGAACATCGCCGGCGCGACCTGGGCCAGGCCCTGGGATTCGGCGAAGTTCCGGTCCACGGTGTGGGCGAATTCGGGATCGCGGAGGCGCAGGTTTTCCTGAGTGATGCGGCGGCTGCGGGTGAGCAGGTTGAACGCGAACTGGGTGGGGTCCTGATCCTTGTACTGGCCGATCCGTTCAAACCATTCCAGCGATGCCTGCGCGGCGCGTTGCGTGGAGGCGACGACGGGACGCCGCTCAGCCTCGTACGCGGCCAAGGCGGAATCCACGTCCCGGTGCTCGTGCAGGCATGCAGCCAGAGCAAGGGAGTCTTCCATGGCCAGTTTCGTGCCCGAGCCGATGGAGAAGTGCGCGGTGTGGGCGGCGTCGCCGAGCAGGACAACGTTGCCCTTGCGCCAGCTCTGGTTGCGGACCGTGGTGAAGTTGATCCACTTGGAGTTGTTGGTGAGGACCTCGTAGCCGTTCAGTTCTTCCGCGAAGATTTCACGGATTTTGGCAACGGCCTTCTCGTCGGAGACCCCGGGCGGGAAGACATCGTTGGCGGTCTCGTCGAAGCCGGCGGCCTGCCACACTTCCTGGTGCATTTCCACGATGAACGTCGAACCCTCATCGGAGTACGGGTAGCCGTGGATCTGCATGACACCCCACTCAGTTTCCTTCACAAAGAACTTGAAGGCCTCGAATACCTGGTCCGTGCCGAGCCACATGAACTTGTTGGTCCGCGGGTCCAGGTCCGGGCCAAACGCGTCGGCGTACTTCGCACGGATCTGGGAGTTCACACCATCAGCGGCGAGCACCAGATCGTGGTTTGCTTCGAGTTCCTCAATGGCAGGCGCCATGGTGCTGAACCGGACGTCGACGTTCAGTTCCAGGCAGCGGCGCTGCAGCAGTTCCAACAGTTCCTTGCGGCTCATCGCCGCGAACCCCTGCCCGCCGACGGTGATCATCTGATCGCGGAAGTGGATGTCGATATCAGACCAGCGCGCGAACCGGCGGCTCATGTATTCGGCCACCACGGGATCGGCGTTGCCGATGCCGCCGAGGGTCTCATCGGAAAACACGACGCCGAAGCCGAAGGTGTCGCTGGCAGCGTTGCGTTCCCAGAGGGTGATGTCGTGCGACGGGTCCAGCTGCTTCATCAGTGCTGCGAAGTACAGGCCGCCCGGGCCGCCTCCAACAATTGCGATCTTCATGCTCATGCTCCTTCTCAAGCCTGGCTCTGGCCGGCAGGGGTAAGTTGTTGGGTTTCTGCTTCGCCTGTGGCGCTCTCCTGGCGGAGGCCATCGCGGAGCTTGAAGTGCTGGAGTTTTCCGCTCGGATTGCGGGGCAACTCGGTGACGAAGCGGACATCGCGCGGGTACTTGTACGGGGCGATGGTCTGCTTCACGAAGTCCTGGATTTCCTTGCGCTTCGCAGCGTCGCCAGTGACGCCCTCACGCAGGACGATAAACGCGCAAACTATGCTCCCGCGCTCAGGATCAGGCCGGCCGATCACCGCGTTCTCCACCACGTCCGGGTGCTGGTCGATGGCGGTTTCCACCTCGGGCGCGCCGATGTTGTAGCCGGAGGACACGATCATGTTGTCCGAGCGGGCCTGGTACGTGAAGTAGCCGTCTTCATCCATGGAGAACGTATCGCCCGTGACGTTCCAGCCCTTCACCACGTAGTTCTTTTGGCGTACGTCGTCGAGGTAACGGCAACCCGTGGGCCCAATCACGGCCAGCCGGCCGGACTGGCCTGGGCCCAGCTCGTTCCCGTCCTGATCAAGAATGGTTGCGCGGAAGCCCGGCACAGCCTTCCCGGTGGTACCTGGACGGATGTCGTCTCCGGCCGCGGAAATGAACACGTGAAGCAACTCCGTGGCGCCGATTCCATTGACCAGCCTCAGGCCCGTCACTTCACGGACCGCTTCCCACGTCTCCTTGGACAGGTGCTCACCCGCCGAGACAGCAACGCGGAGGCCACGGAGCAAGTCACCGCGCTTTTCCTTCAGGATCGCCCGATAGGCAGTGGGGGCTGTGAAGAGGATGGTGGCTCCAGCAGCCGAAGCGTGCTCGGCCAGTTCCACAGGCCCGGCCTTCTCGGTCAGGAGCGACGATGCGCCAAACCGCAGCGGGAAGATCACCAGTCCGCCGAGCCCGAAGGTGAAGGCAAGCGGAGGAGAGCCGGCGAAGACATCATCAGCCGTGGGCTGCAGGATGTAGCGGGCAAACGTGTCCGCATTCGCCAGGACATCACGGTGGAAGTGCATGGTCACCTTGGGCACACCGGTGGTCCCGGACGTTGGACCCAGCAGGGCTACGTCGTCTGCAGACGTGTCCATAGCCGTGAACTCCCCGCTCTTGGCCGTGCAGCGTTGGGTGAGGTCGCCGTCGTCGGGTCCTCCATAGCTCAGGACGGTGACGTCCTCGCCTGCCGCCGTCGCGAGTTCGTCCACGAAGCGGTGATCGGAAATCGCGACCACGGGCTTGGTGAGCTGGATCAGTGTGGCCACTTCGCTGGAACGCAGCATGGGCATCGTAGTAACTACTACCGCGCCCGCCTTGAGCACACCCAGCCAAGCGGCAACCAGCCATGGATTGTTGGGGCCGCGGAGCAGCACACGGTTTCCGGGCTCTACTCCGAGGTCTTCGGTAAGGACCTGGGCAACCTGGTTGGAGTGCAGCTGCAGCTGTCCATAAGACCAGACTGTGCCATCCGGAGTACGGAGCGCGGGACGGTCCGGGCCGAACGTCTCGACGGCGTTGTCGATCAGCACGGCGGCAGCGTTCAGCCGCTCCGGGTAGTGGAGTTCGGGCAGGGTAAATTCGAGCGCCGGCCAGGTGTTGGCGGGCGGCAGGTGGTCGCGGGTGAACGTGTCCACGTGGGCCGATGGCGTCATGCTCATGGCCGTTCCTTTCAGTGGTGCGTCAGTGAAGCTGGGGATGGTGGTGGGGGTAAAGCTGTTCAGGCGCGGATCATGCCTTCTTGGGCGACTGTGGCGAGGAGCCTTCCTTGCCGGTCGAAGAAGCGGCCCATGGCCAGGCCCCTGTTGCTCTGGCCTGATATGGCCTCTTGTGCATAGAGGACCCAGTCGTCGGCGCGGCCATTGCGGTGGAACCACATTGAGTGGTCAAGGCTTGCGGTGGCGAGGCCGGGAGTGGACCAGTTGAGTCCGTTGACCCGGAGTAGCGGCTCCAGGATGGTGTAGTCGCAAACGTAGGCAAGGGCAGTGCGGTGGAGGTTGGCGTCGTCGGGGAGGCTGTCGAAAGCCTTGACCCAAATTGCCTGCTGCGGCATGGATCCACCCTCAAGCTCGATGTATACCGGTCCCGGAATATGCCGCATGTCGAAACTACGGCCTGTAGACCAATAGTCTGCGGCTGGGCCTTCAGTGCCGTCCAGTGCTTCCGCTGCGGAGCGCAGGGATTCAGGCTCGACGGCGGCAGGAGCCTCCGGCTGGAAGTCCGGGCCATCTTCGGGAACCTGGAACGAACCCATCGCGGCATATACAGGCTTGCCGTTCTGGAAACCACGGACATTGCGGGTGGAGTAGCCCCGGCCGTCACGCAAGCGCTCCACTTCATAGCGAACATGGGCACCGATGTCCACGGGCCGCATGAAGTAGCTGTGCATCGAGTGGAGCTGCCTGTCGGCCTCCACTGAAAGCATCATGGCGGCTGCAGCTTGGGCCACCATGTCTCCGCCATAGGCTTTTGGCCACGGAACGTATTGGGTGGTGGCTTCGTAGGCTTCGTCAAAAACCTCCGCTTCAACGGCTGTCATCTCCACAGCCCTAAGGAAGGTCTCCGAGGTCAAGGTTCCAGTGATCATGGTGGTTATGCCCGGCGGTAGTCGGCGAGGGTTTCGTCCGGGACGTCGTCGAGGTTGACCACGAGGTTCTCCGGGGTGCGGGCTGTGAGCCACACGAGTTCTTCGGTGACGGACATGTTTGCTTCAACGTGCGGCATGAACGGCGGAACGAAGACCCAGTCGCCGGCCTTCATGTCCAGGAACTCTGAGTAGTTTTCGCCGAAGTAGATGCGGCCGTGGCCACGAAGAACGTAGCCGCCGGTTTCGGCTTCACCGTGGTGGTGCGGCAGGGAACGGTAGCCGGGGGTGTTGGAAACCTGGCCGAACCAGATCTTGGTTGCCGGGGTGTGCTGGATGCTTACTCCGGAGACGCGGATGCAATCCCCGGACTGGGCGGTGTTGGTGTCTTCTTCGCCTGCGCGGGTCACGACGGGGACAACCTTGCCGTCAGCGCCGGCGTAGATGGAGTTGTCGCCTTCCAGGCGGTAATCGGTGGTGGTCTGGCTCATGGGGTTCTCCTTTTGGCGGTGGGTTTTAGGCGTTG
This genomic stretch from Micrococcaceae bacterium Sec5.1 harbors:
- a CDS encoding type IV toxin-antitoxin system AbiEi family antitoxin domain-containing protein encodes the protein MRLTSSYRQILRELAYDTHGVITVASAREAGVPPVELRKLTARGALRRIGHGVYRMIEAPSSNLDEFAEAVALGGEEAVLADESVLAAYGLGQVNLRKIRVVTPRRVRSRLPDTVEIEQRKVPLWDSGYIEGIPAMGVESALLGSRGRIMTERLVDAARKAEQRGLLDSAAAARVIKELETS
- a CDS encoding DUF4177 domain-containing protein encodes the protein MQQYVVLQVILKEKLWGTGSGNLTSLEKAINDQAAKGYRLHTITTASSGSKGMIAGGDRIQATMVFERLG
- a CDS encoding HAD family hydrolase yields the protein MSTPANSNSKKRGVLFDVDGTLIDSSYFHALAWWQAFRREGLDVQISDIHRSVGMGGDKLVQHLVPDCPEDMQKELKSAHGAVFSTFWPSLRAFDSARDLLAACSDSGLAVGLASSAQERDLDVSRRLLDAGGSIDAWTSSNDADESKPAPDILLACLKKLELDPADVVFVGDAVWDVKAAAAIGVPAIALTCGGISEGELRDAGAAEVYDNPRHLLENLESSAIGRLTAGTVSG
- a CDS encoding NAD(P)-binding domain-containing protein, with product MTTIGIIGAGHIGSQVARKAVELGYDVVISNSRGPETLADLVTELGPRARAATAAEAAAAGDFAVVTVPLKNYQDIPAGPLEGKIVIDTNNYYWERDGRIPALDNGETTTSGLLQKHLPTSKVAKGFNHIFAKDITTDGTPAGTPNRRALATASDFPEAAERVTKLYDEFGFDTVNIGPLEDSWRVERDRPAYVIRQNADELRENLAKATRTA
- a CDS encoding VOC family protein — translated: MPTAWTTYLASDNVDTTCKEVAAVGGQLIAPPFDVMDSGRMAIAADSVGAVFGIWQAGSHIGAERVNEHGALCWNELHTRGYALARSFYADVFGFTYQDIDQDGFIYATAKRATDGREVGGIQHDTEMAEGAPNHWLAWFASDHVDRTAATAVEVGSSALVPVTDSPMGRMAILQAPQGEIFGIIDAPRTKD
- a CDS encoding PaaX family transcriptional regulator C-terminal domain-containing protein, producing MFAVPAPPVRHQQLLVTIFGLYGRNAGDALPVSALVSMLGTLGYDAPGVRSSVSRLKAKGVLKSVREGGIAKYKIAESVSDVFREGDRRIFAPEQPAPVDTWVLAVFSVPESMRNRRHQLRSALSSLGFGSVASGVWIAPAHKLEQARERLTASGLIEFVDLFRSDYVFDGPMRPKISEWWDLKELDEQFTEFLEIYRGAEQQWIDLVGTDPEAALADSTAEVRRDAFRYYIPMLTLWRKFPYRDPNLPSDYLPPEWHGPEVRRTFQAVHRLAAPLAAAHAHEVISEALDPVLT
- a CDS encoding thioesterase family protein; this translates as MDAFPEASVQRTVEWVDTDASGHQHNSAILRWVEAAEAELFRSLELPDYFPNAPRVQQVINYKAKLWFGQRVTATVKIHALGRTSLTMAFEVRGHSREDAGGTSDGATHQGASSDGSEVAAFGTVTTVHVPNGNTAAQPWPEHFVRAVRCHRIASRDGR
- a CDS encoding MFS transporter codes for the protein MAAEPVNDWNVPKRTTGLVLFCCWLAILAEGYDVGVLGAVLPALAEYKQWNLSPLALGGLGSYALIGMLIGALFIGTLSDLVGRKKMLLASMVIFTITQAGAAWAPTPELFGIFRLIGGLGMGGVIPVAAALTIEYSAPNRRSYNYGLMYSGYSLGIVAAALAAMFVLPVGGWRAVIAIGAAPIVLLPIIWKFLPESLEYLESKGRNTEAKALAAKLEIVDYQPVAPVAQSGSQAASHAADPWWKTITTMFSRKYLRSTVFFWVSLFCGLVLVYGLNTWLPSIMKKAGYDLGSSLTFLLVFSLASAIGGLLLGRAADKYGKKLILVVFYILGGLGIMLLVFPNTMVVNLLFVAFAGVGSISTSLVLTGYIADYYPAKVRGTATGWALSFARLGAISGPLIGGWIAGSKLPFEANFAIFAGIAVVAAAAVAMIPKPQPEVTFVAPSAGADVADPDDETAVVSTR
- a CDS encoding bifunctional salicylyl-CoA 5-hydroxylase/oxidoreductase, which produces MKIAIVGGGPGGLYFAALMKQLDPSHDITLWERNAASDTFGFGVVFSDETLGGIGNADPVVAEYMSRRFARWSDIDIHFRDQMITVGGQGFAAMSRKELLELLQRRCLELNVDVRFSTMAPAIEELEANHDLVLAADGVNSQIRAKYADAFGPDLDPRTNKFMWLGTDQVFEAFKFFVKETEWGVMQIHGYPYSDEGSTFIVEMHQEVWQAAGFDETANDVFPPGVSDEKAVAKIREIFAEELNGYEVLTNNSKWINFTTVRNQSWRKGNVVLLGDAAHTAHFSIGSGTKLAMEDSLALAACLHEHRDVDSALAAYEAERRPVVASTQRAAQASLEWFERIGQYKDQDPTQFAFNLLTRSRRITQENLRLRDPEFAHTVDRNFAESQGLAQVAPAMFQPFRIGELELKNRIIVSPMDMYSATDGIPGDFHKVHLGSKALGGAGLVMTEMVCVSETGRITPGCSGLYTDEQRDSWKEIVDFVHARSTAKIGAQLGHSGRKGSTKLMWEGIDQPLESGNWTAVGPSALPYSNENQTPVELDRAGMDAIKAEFVASAVRADEAGFDLLEIHAAHGYLLSSFLSPVSNKRTDEYGGNLENRLRFPLEVFDAVRAAWPANKPITVRISATDWIEGGNTSDDSIEIAKAFVEHGAAGLDVSTGQVAKEEKPAFGRSYQTPFADRIRQEVAAPAGVAVIAVGAISSYDDVNSILLAGRADLIALGRTHLYDPQWTLHAAAEQEYYGPGAQWIPQFRAGRRKPPSARTDAVRPRLSLLKEPDTEETTTHLRWTPASATASALVK
- a CDS encoding AMP-binding protein; this translates as MSMTPSAHVDTFTRDHLPPANTWPALEFTLPELHYPERLNAAAVLIDNAVETFGPDRPALRTPDGTVWSYGQLQLHSNQVAQVLTEDLGVEPGNRVLLRGPNNPWLVAAWLGVLKAGAVVVTTMPMLRSSEVATLIQLTKPVVAISDHRFVDELATAAGEDVTVLSYGGPDDGDLTQRCTAKSGEFTAMDTSADDVALLGPTSGTTGVPKVTMHFHRDVLANADTFARYILQPTADDVFAGSPPLAFTFGLGGLVIFPLRFGASSLLTEKAGPVELAEHASAAGATILFTAPTAYRAILKEKRGDLLRGLRVAVSAGEHLSKETWEAVREVTGLRLVNGIGATELLHVFISAAGDDIRPGTTGKAVPGFRATILDQDGNELGPGQSGRLAVIGPTGCRYLDDVRQKNYVVKGWNVTGDTFSMDEDGYFTYQARSDNMIVSSGYNIGAPEVETAIDQHPDVVENAVIGRPDPERGSIVCAFIVLREGVTGDAAKRKEIQDFVKQTIAPYKYPRDVRFVTELPRNPSGKLQHFKLRDGLRQESATGEAETQQLTPAGQSQA